In Pantoea cypripedii, the following proteins share a genomic window:
- the bsmA gene encoding biofilm peroxide resistance protein BsmA yields MRVSLFLALSLLLSGCSALTPTPKAPPPPTAHAQEINRAQSYGLRKLGTISVQVRGSPDDAQRAIAARANQLGATYYQVLLIDETVMPGFWYSTAVLYAASPGSGAQQ; encoded by the coding sequence ATGCGTGTTTCGTTATTTCTGGCGCTGAGCCTGCTGTTAAGCGGCTGCTCGGCCCTCACGCCGACGCCTAAAGCGCCACCACCGCCCACGGCGCATGCCCAGGAAATTAACCGGGCGCAGAGCTACGGCTTGCGCAAACTGGGTACTATCAGCGTCCAGGTACGGGGTTCACCGGATGATGCCCAGCGCGCCATTGCCGCGCGGGCTAATCAGCTGGGTGCCACCTATTATCAGGTGTTACTGATTGATGAGACGGTGATGCCGGGTTTCTGGTACTCCACTGCGGTGCTTTATGCTGCCTCACCCGGCAGTGGCGCGCAGCAGTAG
- the yjfP gene encoding esterase, giving the protein MIELATETLAGIQCIHAAPSGQRQARLPTVLFYHGFTSSKEVYSYFAVALAQAGFRVVMPDADMHGTRYNGDTETRMTHFWEILRKNIDEVPLLEAELRANDWIADDRFAVAGASMGGMTALGAMARYPQIHSVACMMGSGYFMQLSHTLFPPLVARTPQQKEAFAARLAPLASYDPSQQLEKLANRPLLLWHGEADEVVPFAETVRLEKALREAQLDGRVTYLSEKQIGHKITPSALGALVSFFKHHL; this is encoded by the coding sequence ATGATTGAACTGGCAACGGAAACACTGGCAGGGATTCAGTGTATCCACGCGGCACCGTCCGGACAGCGCCAGGCGCGTTTACCGACCGTGCTGTTTTATCATGGCTTCACCTCGTCAAAAGAGGTGTACAGCTACTTTGCGGTTGCGCTCGCTCAGGCGGGTTTTCGCGTGGTGATGCCGGATGCGGATATGCATGGCACCCGCTATAACGGTGATACGGAAACCCGTATGACGCATTTCTGGGAGATTCTCAGAAAAAATATCGACGAGGTGCCGCTACTGGAAGCCGAGCTGCGCGCCAATGACTGGATTGCCGATGATCGCTTTGCCGTGGCGGGAGCTTCAATGGGCGGGATGACGGCACTCGGGGCGATGGCGCGTTATCCGCAGATTCACAGCGTCGCCTGCATGATGGGATCGGGCTATTTTATGCAACTGAGCCACACGCTGTTCCCGCCGCTGGTGGCACGCACGCCGCAGCAGAAAGAAGCTTTTGCCGCCCGGCTGGCACCGTTAGCCAGTTACGATCCCAGCCAGCAACTGGAAAAACTGGCGAACCGTCCGCTGCTGTTGTGGCACGGGGAAGCCGATGAGGTGGTGCCGTTCGCGGAAACGGTGCGGCTGGAGAAAGCGCTGCGTGAAGCGCAGCTGGATGGGCGCGTCACTTACCTGTCGGAAAAGCAGATCGGCCACAAAATCACGCCCTCAGCGCTGGGTGCGCTGGTGAGTTTTTTCAAACATCACCTGTGA
- the fklB gene encoding FKBP-type peptidyl-prolyl cis-trans isomerase has protein sequence MTTPSFDSVEAQASYGIGLQVGQQLLESGLQGLQPEALLAGLRDALEGNSPAVPVDVVHRALREVHERAEGVRRERVQAMAAEGQKFLDQNAQREGVSSTESGLQFSVIKQGDGAIPSRQDRVRVHYTGKLIDGTVFDSSVARGEPAEFPVSGVIAGWIEALTLMPVGSKWELVIPHNIAYGERGAGASIPPFSTLIFEVELLEIL, from the coding sequence ATGACGACCCCTTCATTTGACAGCGTCGAAGCACAAGCAAGTTACGGTATTGGTTTACAGGTAGGCCAGCAGCTGCTGGAGTCCGGACTGCAGGGTTTGCAGCCGGAAGCGCTGCTCGCGGGCCTGCGCGACGCGCTGGAAGGGAATTCACCGGCAGTTCCGGTTGATGTGGTACATCGTGCGCTGCGCGAAGTACACGAGCGTGCGGAAGGCGTGCGTCGTGAGCGCGTCCAGGCGATGGCGGCAGAAGGCCAGAAATTCCTGGATCAGAACGCCCAGCGTGAAGGCGTGAGCAGCACCGAATCAGGTCTGCAATTCAGCGTCATCAAACAGGGTGATGGGGCTATCCCGTCTCGTCAGGACCGTGTACGTGTACACTACACCGGTAAACTGATCGATGGCACCGTGTTTGATAGCTCAGTGGCGCGTGGCGAACCAGCAGAATTCCCGGTTAGCGGCGTTATCGCAGGCTGGATTGAAGCTCTGACCCTGATGCCGGTTGGCTCCAAATGGGAACTGGTGATCCCACACAACATCGCCTACGGTGAGCGTGGTGCTGGCGCATCCATCCCGCCGTTCAGCACGCTGATCTTCGAAGTCGAGCTGCTGGAAATTCTGTAA
- the rplI gene encoding 50S ribosomal protein L9: protein MQVILLDKVANLGSLGDQVNVKAGYARNFLVPQGKAVPATKKNVEFFEARRAELEAKLADVLAAANARAEKINGLGSVTIASKSGDEGKLFGSIGTRDIADAVTAAGVEVAKSEVRLPNGVLRTIGEHEVDFQVHSEVFAKLVVNVVAE from the coding sequence ATGCAAGTTATTCTGCTTGATAAAGTAGCAAACCTGGGCAGCCTGGGTGATCAGGTTAACGTTAAAGCGGGTTACGCTCGTAACTTCCTGGTTCCGCAGGGTAAAGCTGTTCCTGCTACCAAGAAAAACGTTGAATTTTTCGAAGCGCGCCGCGCTGAACTGGAAGCCAAACTGGCTGACGTTCTGGCAGCTGCTAACGCACGTGCTGAGAAAATCAACGGTCTGGGCAGCGTCACCATCGCGTCTAAATCAGGCGACGAAGGTAAACTGTTCGGTTCCATCGGTACTCGCGACATCGCTGACGCTGTAACTGCAGCTGGCGTTGAAGTGGCTAAGAGCGAAGTTCGTCTGCCGAACGGCGTTCTGCGCACTATCGGTGAGCACGAAGTTGACTTCCAGGTTCACAGCGAAGTATTCGCGAAACTGGTTGTGAATGTAGTTGCTGAGTAA
- the cysQ gene encoding 3'(2'),5'-bisphosphate nucleotidase CysQ, protein MLEQICQLARAAGDAIMQVYDGAQPMDIERKADDSPVTAADLAAHQVILHGLQALTPEVPVLSEEDPPAWEVRQQWQRYWLVDPLDGTKEFIKRNGEFTVNIALIEKGKPVLGVVYAPAIGVLYSAAEGKAWKEEGGHKTQIHVRDARPPLVVVSRSHFDKDEELQEYLQQLGEHQTTAIGSSLKFCLVAEGKAQLYPRFGPTNIWDTGAGHAVAIAAGAHVHDWQGKTLDYAPRESFLNPGFRVSLF, encoded by the coding sequence ATGTTAGAGCAAATTTGCCAGCTGGCCCGTGCCGCAGGTGATGCGATTATGCAGGTGTATGATGGCGCGCAGCCGATGGATATCGAACGTAAGGCGGATGATTCGCCGGTCACGGCTGCCGACCTTGCCGCGCATCAGGTGATTCTTCATGGGCTACAGGCCCTGACGCCGGAAGTGCCGGTATTGTCAGAAGAAGATCCCCCGGCCTGGGAAGTCCGTCAGCAGTGGCAGCGCTACTGGCTGGTGGATCCGCTGGATGGCACCAAAGAGTTTATCAAGCGCAACGGTGAATTCACGGTGAATATCGCGCTGATCGAAAAAGGAAAACCGGTACTGGGTGTGGTTTATGCACCAGCCATTGGCGTGCTTTATTCTGCTGCGGAAGGCAAAGCCTGGAAAGAAGAGGGCGGACACAAAACCCAGATTCATGTGCGTGATGCGCGTCCGCCGCTGGTGGTGGTGAGCCGTTCGCATTTCGACAAAGATGAAGAACTGCAAGAGTATCTGCAACAACTGGGCGAGCATCAGACCACGGCCATCGGCTCCTCTTTGAAATTCTGCCTGGTTGCCGAAGGCAAAGCCCAGCTCTATCCACGCTTTGGACCGACCAACATCTGGGATACCGGAGCCGGACACGCAGTGGCGATTGCCGCAGGCGCTCATGTGCATGACTGGCAAGGTAAAACCCTCGACTATGCACCGCGGGAATCCTTCCTCAATCCAGGCTTCCGCGTCTCCCTGTTCTAG
- the priB gene encoding primosomal replication protein N yields MTANRLRLSGTVCKTPVRKISPSGIPHCQFVLEHRSMQEEAGFHRQAWCQMPVIISGSTHQVITQHITVGTQLTLEGFISCHQARNGQSRIVLHAEQIELIDSGD; encoded by the coding sequence ATGACGGCCAATCGACTGCGCCTGTCTGGCACTGTGTGTAAGACGCCAGTTCGAAAAATCAGTCCGTCAGGAATTCCTCACTGCCAGTTCGTGCTTGAGCACCGTTCCATGCAGGAGGAAGCCGGGTTTCACCGGCAAGCCTGGTGTCAGATGCCGGTGATTATCAGCGGCAGCACCCATCAGGTGATTACTCAACATATAACGGTCGGCACGCAACTCACTCTCGAAGGTTTTATTAGCTGCCATCAGGCACGCAATGGCCAGAGTAGAATTGTGTTACATGCCGAGCAGATTGAATTGATAGATTCTGGAGACTAG
- a CDS encoding YtfJ family protein produces the protein MRLPHMVLALALLLPNLAAAHLFKQGERVPAVGVNDKGELIYLQDKFSYRPWNSAQLVGKVRVIMHIAGRSSAKEKNAALIEAIKAAKFPHDRYQTTTVVNTDDATPGTGMFVRSSIESNKQQYPWSQFIVDSNGNVSKAWQLEEGSSAIVVLDKNGRVQYAKDGALTQQEVQQVITLLHKLLS, from the coding sequence ATGCGATTGCCACACATGGTGTTAGCACTGGCACTACTTCTGCCCAATCTCGCTGCGGCACATCTGTTCAAGCAAGGCGAACGCGTTCCTGCGGTCGGCGTCAATGACAAAGGGGAACTGATCTATCTTCAGGACAAGTTTAGCTATCGCCCGTGGAATAGCGCGCAGCTGGTGGGAAAAGTGCGGGTTATCATGCATATCGCCGGGCGTTCGTCAGCAAAAGAAAAGAATGCGGCATTGATTGAGGCCATTAAAGCCGCCAAATTTCCCCACGACCGCTACCAGACCACCACAGTGGTCAATACTGACGATGCCACCCCTGGTACCGGCATGTTTGTACGCAGCAGCATCGAAAGCAATAAGCAACAGTATCCGTGGTCGCAATTTATCGTCGATAGCAACGGCAACGTCAGCAAAGCCTGGCAACTGGAGGAGGGAAGCTCAGCCATCGTGGTACTGGATAAGAACGGGCGGGTGCAATACGCCAAAGATGGCGCACTGACACAGCAGGAAGTGCAGCAGGTCATCACCTTACTGCATAAGTTGCTGTCGTAG
- a CDS encoding OapA family protein: MGQIAPRRRRTRTPRTLPWLRNLLPQGKRPVTSEEEPRMASATPSRLPGSLGRIWHLLDNVRWMDPLPALHRRGIVIALVIILLAFLWPSSTPQYPVERPVSDNAAKEVPMQADIYDNNNAQNNTPKPDSQGEWRSYTVASGQTLAQLFRDNNLPVSDVFAMARVEGNDQPLSALQTGQQVKIRQNAQGVVTGLTVDSGNGPVLFTRQPDGSFIRAQ, encoded by the coding sequence ATGGGCCAGATCGCCCCACGACGTCGCAGGACGCGCACCCCGCGTACTTTACCCTGGTTGCGGAACTTGCTGCCGCAAGGCAAACGCCCGGTTACCAGTGAGGAGGAACCACGAATGGCTTCTGCTACCCCTTCCCGACTTCCCGGCAGTCTGGGCCGTATCTGGCATCTGCTGGATAACGTACGCTGGATGGATCCGCTACCCGCCCTGCATCGTCGCGGTATCGTGATTGCACTGGTGATTATCCTGCTGGCATTCCTGTGGCCGTCCAGCACCCCTCAGTATCCGGTGGAGCGTCCGGTCAGCGATAACGCGGCCAAAGAGGTGCCAATGCAGGCAGATATTTATGACAACAACAACGCGCAAAACAACACGCCAAAACCCGATTCTCAGGGTGAATGGCGCAGTTATACCGTGGCTTCAGGCCAGACGCTGGCGCAGCTGTTCCGTGATAACAATTTACCGGTGAGTGATGTGTTTGCCATGGCGCGGGTGGAAGGTAATGATCAGCCGCTGAGCGCCCTGCAGACGGGTCAGCAGGTGAAAATTCGCCAGAATGCGCAGGGTGTGGTGACGGGATTAACCGTGGATAGCGGCAACGGCCCGGTGCTGTTTACCCGTCAGCCTGACGGCAGCTTTATCCGCGCGCAATAA
- a CDS encoding methyl-accepting chemotaxis protein, which produces MKRLSLSAMGLGIKLSVLTSLSVAVVLLTLTLTLSHNASRQLENLATDDMQNQVQGISEMASMFNTTLSAEVANYTRLFQSFLPKRFSRDESTRIQVGDISTPTLRAGLKTLNLDQIAVDDFLDRTGAVSTIFVRDGDDYVRIATSLKKENGQRAIGTKLDRSSTAWRSVNQGEAYRGLATLFGHRYITQYQPVMDESGAVIGILFVGVQIDQQYALMRDKVLARHLGDSGHFFVLNGAPGTTQGQFLFASQREGKLPLWDAATQQQLLSQPKGLLTMQLDGETKLLAWQQLPGWNWIIAGEVSRASLLAPITHSRDLFIAIGLALVILFACGFMWYSRRAITRPLHQVIHLAEEYAAGNLQAHLDSTRHDEIGQLVGAINGIGDGLEQIVGQVRQTAQQISQGTDSIAASSQNISAQIGRQASSVEQTSASMEQFGATVAQTAANVRQALVRVSEADQTVARGGETVSRSVSTMAEIRVASQSIADITHVIESIAFQTNILALNAAVEAARAGEHGKGFAVVAAEVRALAQRSAQAAKEIDGLIASSISKVAEGHSLSEQTRDAMNHIVEHIAQVKTLMGEINIAAQEQASGIGQVNLAMNHISQATHQSSDLVTESEASAQSLSQQGHHLTELVSIFHLKS; this is translated from the coding sequence ATGAAGCGTCTCTCTCTCAGCGCCATGGGTCTCGGAATTAAGCTGTCTGTACTGACGTCTTTAAGCGTAGCCGTGGTGCTGCTGACCCTCACCCTTACCCTGAGCCACAACGCCTCCCGTCAGCTGGAAAATCTGGCGACGGACGATATGCAAAATCAGGTGCAGGGCATCAGTGAGATGGCCAGCATGTTTAATACCACCTTGTCTGCCGAAGTGGCGAACTACACCCGGCTGTTTCAGAGTTTTCTCCCCAAACGCTTCAGTCGTGATGAAAGCACCCGCATTCAGGTGGGGGATATCAGCACCCCCACTCTGCGTGCCGGGCTGAAAACCCTCAACCTTGACCAGATTGCGGTGGATGATTTTCTCGATCGTACCGGCGCAGTCTCCACCATTTTTGTGCGTGACGGCGACGATTATGTGCGCATCGCCACCTCGCTGAAGAAAGAAAATGGCCAACGTGCGATCGGCACCAAACTGGACCGCAGCAGCACCGCATGGCGCAGCGTGAATCAGGGCGAAGCTTACCGTGGCCTGGCAACCCTGTTTGGTCATCGTTATATCACGCAATATCAGCCGGTCATGGATGAGAGCGGCGCAGTCATCGGCATTCTGTTTGTCGGGGTACAAATCGATCAGCAATACGCGCTGATGCGCGACAAAGTGCTGGCACGCCATCTCGGCGACAGCGGGCATTTCTTTGTGCTGAACGGTGCGCCTGGCACCACCCAGGGACAATTTCTGTTTGCCAGCCAGCGTGAAGGTAAGCTGCCGCTGTGGGATGCCGCGACACAGCAACAGTTACTGAGCCAGCCGAAAGGTTTGCTCACCATGCAGCTGGATGGCGAAACCAAACTGCTGGCCTGGCAACAGTTGCCGGGCTGGAACTGGATTATCGCCGGGGAAGTCAGCCGCGCCAGCCTGCTGGCCCCGATTACCCACAGCCGTGACCTGTTTATCGCCATCGGTCTGGCGCTGGTCATCCTGTTTGCTTGTGGATTCATGTGGTACAGCCGTCGTGCGATTACCCGTCCGTTGCATCAGGTGATCCATCTGGCCGAAGAGTATGCGGCGGGTAATTTACAGGCGCACCTCGACTCCACACGTCATGATGAAATCGGCCAACTGGTGGGGGCGATCAACGGTATTGGCGATGGTCTGGAGCAGATCGTCGGCCAGGTACGCCAGACGGCACAGCAAATCAGCCAGGGCACTGACAGCATCGCCGCCAGCAGCCAGAACATCAGCGCGCAGATTGGTCGTCAGGCCAGCAGCGTGGAACAAACCTCGGCCAGTATGGAGCAGTTTGGTGCCACCGTGGCGCAAACTGCCGCTAACGTACGCCAGGCACTGGTGCGGGTGAGTGAAGCTGATCAAACCGTTGCCCGGGGTGGCGAGACCGTATCGCGTTCGGTCAGCACCATGGCGGAAATTCGCGTCGCTTCGCAGAGCATTGCCGACATCACCCATGTGATTGAATCCATTGCTTTCCAGACTAACATCCTGGCGTTGAATGCCGCGGTCGAAGCGGCACGCGCAGGCGAGCACGGCAAAGGTTTCGCGGTGGTGGCAGCGGAAGTTCGCGCACTGGCGCAGCGCAGTGCCCAGGCGGCAAAAGAGATCGACGGGCTGATCGCCAGCTCCATCAGCAAGGTCGCAGAGGGGCATAGCCTGTCTGAGCAGACACGCGATGCCATGAACCACATTGTTGAACATATCGCACAGGTGAAAACCCTGATGGGGGAAATCAATATCGCCGCGCAGGAGCAGGCATCGGGCATTGGTCAGGTGAACCTGGCGATGAACCACATCAGCCAGGCCACCCATCAGAGCAGTGATTTGGTCACCGAATCTGAGGCTTCAGCCCAGAGTCTGAGTCAGCAGGGACATCATCTGACTGAGCTGGTGAGTATTTTTCATCTGAAGTCCTGA
- a CDS encoding isovaleryl-CoA dehydrogenase translates to MTWTTHSVFNQPQPLSNSNLFTRDLPLCEAVAREGASWDREWLASVGLQLGSAESLELGRLANAQPPELLRYDARGERLDEVRFHPAWHLLMQGLCASRLHNLSWQPDVQPNAMVARAARFILHAQVEAGSLCPVTMTHAAIPLLQNHLPEPWLDWHDALLSDRYDAHHQPGNKKRGLLIGMGMTEKQGGTDVLSNSTRAEPLGGRGPGEAYRIIGHKWFFSVPQSDAHLILAQTSGGLSCFFLPRLLPDGARNAIRLERLKDKLGNRANASCEVEFQDAIGWLLGEEGEGVRLILKMGGMTRFDCALGSHGLMRRAFSIALHHAQQRQVMGKNLSDQPLMRAVLAQQALQLEGQTALLLRLARAWSTPSSEHERLYARLFTPAAKYVTCQAGIPFVAEAMEVLGGIGYCEESELPRLYREMPVNSIWEGSGNVMCLDVLRVLNRQSDTLTMLSDELDAVKGCNRHFDRRWRQLRLRLGNVQEAQARAVTHDLLQLATAAILLKVAEPPLADGWCQQFLDTRGQPLLSHDLSSRLLLRATAG, encoded by the coding sequence ATGACCTGGACAACCCACAGCGTTTTCAATCAGCCTCAGCCGCTCAGCAACAGCAACCTGTTTACCCGCGATCTTCCCTTATGCGAAGCCGTTGCGCGGGAAGGTGCCAGCTGGGACCGTGAATGGCTGGCTTCGGTCGGACTGCAACTCGGCAGCGCCGAATCTCTCGAATTGGGACGACTGGCCAATGCTCAGCCACCGGAGCTGTTGCGCTATGATGCGCGCGGTGAACGGCTGGATGAGGTACGCTTTCATCCCGCGTGGCATCTGCTGATGCAGGGCTTATGCGCCAGCCGCCTGCACAATCTTAGCTGGCAACCCGATGTTCAGCCCAACGCGATGGTGGCTCGTGCGGCGCGCTTTATCCTGCACGCGCAGGTGGAGGCAGGGTCGCTTTGCCCGGTCACCATGACCCACGCCGCCATTCCGCTGCTGCAAAATCACCTGCCAGAACCCTGGCTCGACTGGCACGATGCGTTGCTGAGCGACCGCTACGATGCGCATCATCAACCCGGTAACAAGAAACGGGGGTTGCTGATTGGTATGGGGATGACCGAAAAGCAGGGCGGCACCGATGTACTGAGCAACAGCACGCGCGCGGAGCCATTGGGTGGACGCGGCCCCGGTGAGGCTTATCGCATTATCGGCCATAAATGGTTTTTCTCGGTGCCACAAAGCGACGCACATCTGATACTGGCGCAGACCTCGGGTGGCCTGAGCTGCTTTTTCCTGCCGCGCCTGCTGCCGGATGGCGCACGCAATGCTATCCGGCTGGAACGCCTCAAAGACAAGCTCGGCAATCGCGCCAATGCCAGCTGTGAAGTAGAGTTTCAGGATGCGATCGGCTGGCTGCTGGGGGAAGAGGGCGAAGGCGTGCGGTTGATCCTGAAAATGGGCGGTATGACGCGTTTCGATTGCGCACTCGGTAGCCACGGGCTGATGCGGCGGGCGTTCTCCATTGCCCTGCACCATGCCCAGCAGCGTCAGGTGATGGGCAAAAACCTCAGCGACCAGCCGCTGATGCGCGCAGTGCTGGCCCAGCAGGCGCTACAGCTGGAGGGACAAACCGCGTTGTTGTTGCGTCTGGCGCGCGCCTGGTCAACCCCCTCCAGCGAGCATGAACGTCTCTATGCCCGGCTATTCACCCCGGCGGCCAAATATGTGACTTGCCAGGCGGGGATACCTTTTGTCGCTGAAGCGATGGAGGTGCTGGGCGGCATCGGTTATTGCGAAGAAAGCGAGTTGCCGCGGCTGTATCGTGAGATGCCGGTCAACAGCATCTGGGAAGGTTCCGGCAATGTCATGTGCCTGGATGTGTTACGGGTACTTAACCGCCAATCGGATACGCTGACGATGCTGAGTGATGAACTGGACGCGGTGAAAGGATGTAATCGTCATTTCGACCGCCGCTGGCGGCAGCTGCGCCTGCGTCTCGGTAACGTCCAGGAAGCGCAGGCGCGGGCGGTGACGCATGATCTGTTGCAGCTGGCAACGGCGGCAATCCTGCTGAAAGTGGCGGAACCGCCGCTGGCCGATGGTTGGTGTCAGCAGTTCCTGGATACGCGCGGCCAGCCGCTATTAAGCCACGATCTCAGCTCACGGCTACTGCTGCGCGCCACTGCCGGGTGA
- the rpsR gene encoding 30S ribosomal protein S18, with protein MARYFRRRKFCRFTAEGVQEIDYKDIATLKNYITESGKIVPSRITGTRAKYQRQLARAIKRARYLSLLPYTDRHQ; from the coding sequence ATGGCACGTTATTTCCGTCGTCGCAAGTTCTGCCGTTTCACCGCGGAAGGCGTTCAAGAGATCGACTACAAAGATATCGCTACGCTGAAAAACTACATCACTGAAAGCGGTAAGATCGTACCGAGCCGTATCACCGGTACTCGCGCAAAATACCAGCGTCAGCTGGCTCGTGCTATCAAGCGCGCGCGTTACCTGTCTCTGCTGCCGTACACTGATCGTCATCAGTAA
- a CDS encoding hemolysin family protein, whose protein sequence is MLDSLLVILLLIVISAFFSLSEISLAAARKIKLKLLADEGNINAQRVLKMQETPGMFFTVVQIGLNAVAILGGIVGDAAFSPAFRSLFIRFVSPELADQLSFICSFTIVTSMFILFADLTPKRVGMIAPETIALRIINPMRFCLLVFRPLVWLFNGLANVFFRIFKLPMVRKDDITSDDIYAVVEAGALAGVLRKQEHELIENVFELESRTVPSSMTSRENIIWFDLHEDEGSLKTKIAEHPHSKFLVCDGDIDHIVGYVDSKELLLRVLGNQSMALNSGVQIRSALIVPDTLTLSEALESFKTAGEDFAVIMNEYALVVGIITLNDVMTTLMGDLVGQGLEEQIVARDENSWLVEGGTPIDDVMRVLHIDEFPQSGNYETIGGFMMYMLRKIPKRTDFVKFAGYKFEVVDIDSYRIDQLLVTRIDERPPVLNVAKNAAADAETPSS, encoded by the coding sequence ATGCTCGATAGCTTACTTGTCATTCTTTTACTGATTGTTATCAGTGCGTTTTTCTCCCTGTCGGAGATCTCGCTGGCTGCTGCCCGCAAGATCAAGCTGAAACTGCTGGCCGACGAAGGCAATATCAACGCACAGCGTGTCCTGAAAATGCAGGAGACGCCAGGCATGTTCTTCACCGTGGTGCAGATCGGCCTGAACGCAGTGGCGATTCTCGGCGGTATCGTCGGTGACGCGGCGTTTTCACCGGCTTTCCGTTCTCTGTTCATTCGTTTTGTGTCACCGGAGCTGGCCGATCAGCTGAGCTTCATCTGCTCCTTCACCATCGTCACCAGCATGTTCATCCTGTTTGCCGATTTAACCCCGAAACGGGTGGGGATGATCGCGCCGGAAACCATTGCGCTACGCATTATCAATCCGATGCGCTTCTGCCTGTTGGTATTCCGTCCGCTGGTGTGGCTGTTTAACGGCCTGGCTAACGTCTTCTTCCGCATTTTTAAACTGCCAATGGTGCGTAAAGATGACATCACCTCCGATGATATCTACGCGGTGGTGGAAGCGGGTGCGCTTGCCGGGGTGCTGCGTAAACAGGAACATGAGCTGATTGAGAACGTGTTTGAGCTGGAATCGCGCACCGTGCCGTCTTCAATGACATCGCGCGAAAATATCATCTGGTTTGATTTGCATGAAGATGAAGGCAGCCTCAAAACAAAAATCGCCGAACATCCCCACTCCAAATTCCTCGTCTGCGATGGCGATATCGACCATATCGTCGGCTACGTCGATTCTAAAGAGCTGCTGCTGCGCGTGCTGGGCAATCAGAGCATGGCGTTGAATAGCGGCGTGCAGATCCGTTCCGCGCTGATTGTGCCGGATACGCTGACGTTGTCAGAAGCGCTGGAAAGTTTCAAAACCGCGGGTGAAGACTTCGCGGTGATCATGAACGAATATGCGCTGGTGGTGGGCATTATTACCCTGAATGATGTGATGACCACGCTGATGGGTGACCTGGTAGGCCAGGGGCTGGAAGAACAGATTGTGGCGCGTGATGAGAATTCATGGCTGGTGGAGGGCGGCACCCCTATCGATGACGTGATGCGCGTGCTGCATATCGACGAGTTTCCGCAGTCGGGTAATTATGAAACCATCGGCGGCTTTATGATGTATATGCTGCGTAAGATCCCGAAACGTACCGATTTCGTGAAGTTTGCCGGTTATAAGTTTGAAGTGGTGGATATCGATAGCTATCGCATCGACCAGTTGCTGGTCACGCGTATCGATGAGCGCCCGCCAGTGCTGAATGTGGCTAAAAACGCGGCGGCTGATGCAGAAACCCCCTCATCGTAG
- the rpsF gene encoding 30S ribosomal protein S6 — translation MRHYEIVFMVHPDQSEQVPGMIERYTGAITGAQGTIHRLEDWGRRQLAYPINKLHKAHYVLLNVEAPQEVIDELETNFRFNDAVIRSMVMRVKHAVTEASPMVKAKDERRERREDFANEAADDSDAGDSEE, via the coding sequence ATGCGTCATTACGAAATCGTATTTATGGTCCATCCTGACCAGAGCGAACAGGTTCCGGGCATGATCGAGCGTTACACTGGTGCTATCACTGGTGCACAGGGCACGATCCACCGTCTGGAAGACTGGGGCCGCCGTCAGCTGGCTTACCCGATCAACAAACTGCACAAAGCACACTATGTTCTGCTGAACGTAGAAGCGCCGCAGGAAGTGATTGACGAGCTGGAAACTAACTTCCGCTTCAACGACGCCGTTATCCGCAGCATGGTTATGCGCGTTAAGCACGCGGTAACTGAAGCATCTCCGATGGTTAAAGCGAAAGACGAGCGTCGTGAACGCCGTGAAGATTTCGCTAACGAAGCGGCAGATGACTCAGATGCTGGGGATTCTGAAGAGTAA
- a CDS encoding DUF1107 domain-containing protein, giving the protein MKIFQRYNPLQIAKYVKTLFKGRLYIKDVGAFEFDKGKVLIPRVKDVQHLSVMSEINRQVIRLKAEYN; this is encoded by the coding sequence ATGAAGATCTTCCAGCGTTATAATCCGCTGCAAATTGCGAAATACGTAAAAACGCTATTTAAAGGAAGGTTGTATATCAAGGACGTTGGCGCATTCGAATTCGATAAAGGGAAGGTGCTTATCCCGCGCGTCAAAGACGTACAACATTTGAGCGTGATGTCTGAAATCAATCGCCAGGTGATACGGTTAAAAGCCGAGTACAACTAA